AGTGTACGAAAAATAAACGGAGAGATTCCGCTTAATTGGAAAAGGCCCTTATTTTATGAAAAATAAGGGGCGTTTTTCCGTTTATTTAATCAAAATCATTGGATTTTGTCTTATTTATAGCAAGTAACCGGAATATCTCCGCCTTACTGCTTCAAAAGCGGCCTCTATATACAATAGCCGGAAATGCTCCGCTTATGAATACACAAATCTACACCAAAGGAATACTGAGCCATATAAAAACTTAAATTCTATCATCCCATATTCGATTAAGCATTGTTTTTTCACTAGAAACGACAAGTTCGAAAACATCCGGGTTCGTCATTTCCATCAAGCAGTCGTATCCGAAGCTCTCATTGAAATACCTCATGAGCAGTGTGGTCATGTTGCCATGGCTGACCAGTAAAATATGGTCATGTTCTGAGCATAATACATCCTCTAAAAGCGATTTCGCGCGATTCATCGCCGTTGAATGGGACTCCCCACCTTCAAATACAAGCTCGAAGTCTTCAAAGCTTTGCTTTAATTTATCCCGCCAGTCCTCAAGGTTGACCGTGCTGAGCACTCTTTCTCCGAGTCGTTCATCTTGTTGAACACTTATTCCTCTTGAATCAGAAAGTGGTCTGATTGTATCGATCGCTCTTTTAAAAGGACTTGAATAGATGATGTCTATTTCTTTTTGCTTGAAAAAGTCAACGAGCGCCAGTGCCTGTTTCCTGCCCTGTTCAGTCAGGGGAGATTCAACAGGCTGTCCGGCAGCACTTGCATGTCGTACAAGATAGATTGTTTTCATACATAACACCCCTTCACTCAGTCATGGTCATAAGAAACGGAGATTTCCATAAAATCTTCCGCGACTACCGTATTGGCAAACACGGTTCGAGCTTCCGCTTCAAGCTCCTGCCAGTCATTCCGGTCATATCTGGAGCTAATATGGGTCAGGCAAAGCTGTTTCACATCGGCATTCAATGCTGTTTCTGCAGCCTGCAGAGTGGTCGAATGAAAATATTCATAAGCAAGTGTGCCTTCATCTGCTGAAAAAGTTGCTTCATGGACGAGAAGGTCTGCATTTTGCGCAAGCAATGCAGCATTTTCACACACTCTTGTATCACCCAGAATCGTAACAACTCTGCCTTTTTGCGGCGGACCGACGAAATCCACAGGGTTGATGACACTTCCATCATCAAGCAGGATTTCTTCACCATTCTTGATTTTCCGGTAATCAGGCCCTGGTTTAACTCCCGCTGCCTGGAGCTTGTCTGCAAGAAGAGTGCCCGGACGGTCTTTTTCCATTACTCTATACCCATACGAAGGAATTCCATGCTCCAGTAGCTTTGCTTCTACGATGAACTGTTCATCTTCAAAGATTACGCCTTCTTCCAGCTCGATGATTTCAATCGGATATTTCAAGTAGGATTTACTAATTTTCAAAGATACCTCAATATACTCTTTAATCCCGGGAGGTCCATAAACGGTAACCATCGATTCCCCTCCCTGGAAGGAACGGCTGGACAGCAGTCCTGGCAAGCCATAAATATGGTCTCCATGCAGGTGGGTGATGAATATTTTCTCGATCCTGCGCGGCTTTAAGCTAGTATGTAGAATTTGATGCTGAGTTGCTTCGCCACAATCGAACAGCCAGACAGCTCCGCGCTCCTCCAGCAATTTCAATGCGATTGACGTCACATTCCTCAGCTTGGCCGGTACACCCGCACCTGTTCCAAGAAAAAACACATCCATAATCCTAACATCCTCCCGTACAAAACGCCTGCAATCCTGGCAGGCAGGTTCATTATTCCTTTCAATATATCACAACTGCCATTATTCCTCTAAAACAAACACCGGATTTGAACAGAAAGGGATAGTTCCACTTAATTGGAACAAAACTAAGTACAGTTCAAACAGTTGCTAATTGTTCTCGAAACAGATAAAATTTTGTATTTGTAGAGTGTTTTTTTACATACATTTAAATTCACATAAAAGAGAGGTTCTATATTGTGGCACATACCGAAAAACCAACAGCTTTAATTATGATCTTCGGAGCTACGGGAGACCTGGCAAACCGTAAATTGTTTCCTTCCCTCTATAATTTGTTTGAAAAAGGAAAACTGGACAGATTCGCGGTCGTTGGCGTTGCCCGCCGAGCACTTTCAAATGAAGAATTCCAGCTTAAGGTAAAAGAGTCTGTTAAGGAGAATGGGGAGACAGATCCAAAGGCCGATCTCGACGAGTTTGTCTCCAAGTTTTATTATCATTCCCATGATGTAACTGATTCTAGTTCTTATCTTGCCCTGGGAAAGCTTTCGGAAGAATTGGACAGCCACTATGGACTTAACGGCAATAGGATTTTTTATCTGGCAATGGCACCAGAATTCTTTGGGACAATTGCCGAGCACTTAAAGAAGGATAAGCTTACCGATGTTTCCGGCTTCAAGCGCCTGGTCATTGAGAAGCCGTTCGGACATGA
The window above is part of the Mesobacillus jeotgali genome. Proteins encoded here:
- a CDS encoding histidine phosphatase family protein, with the translated sequence MKTIYLVRHASAAGQPVESPLTEQGRKQALALVDFFKQKEIDIIYSSPFKRAIDTIRPLSDSRGISVQQDERLGERVLSTVNLEDWRDKLKQSFEDFELVFEGGESHSTAMNRAKSLLEDVLCSEHDHILLVSHGNMTTLLMRYFNESFGYDCLMEMTNPDVFELVVSSEKTMLNRIWDDRI
- the rnz gene encoding ribonuclease Z, whose protein sequence is MDVFFLGTGAGVPAKLRNVTSIALKLLEERGAVWLFDCGEATQHQILHTSLKPRRIEKIFITHLHGDHIYGLPGLLSSRSFQGGESMVTVYGPPGIKEYIEVSLKISKSYLKYPIEIIELEEGVIFEDEQFIVEAKLLEHGIPSYGYRVMEKDRPGTLLADKLQAAGVKPGPDYRKIKNGEEILLDDGSVINPVDFVGPPQKGRVVTILGDTRVCENAALLAQNADLLVHEATFSADEGTLAYEYFHSTTLQAAETALNADVKQLCLTHISSRYDRNDWQELEAEARTVFANTVVAEDFMEISVSYDHD